From Leopardus geoffroyi isolate Oge1 chromosome B4, O.geoffroyi_Oge1_pat1.0, whole genome shotgun sequence, a single genomic window includes:
- the CHD4 gene encoding chromodomain-helicase-DNA-binding protein 4 isoform X8: MASGLGSPSPCSAGSEEEDMDALLNNSLPPPHPENEEDPEEDLSEAETPKLKKKKKPKKPRDPKIPKSKRQKKERMLLCRQLGDSSGEGPEFVEEEEEVALRSDSEGSDYTPGKKKKKKLGPKKEKKSKSKRKEEEEEDDDDDDSKEPKSSAQLLEDWGMEDIDHVFSEEDYRTLTNYKAFSQFVRPLIAAKNPKIAVSKMMMVLGAKWREFSTNNPFKGSSGASVAAAAAAAVAVVESMVTATEVAPPPPPVEVPIRKAKTKEGKGPNARRKPKGSPRVPDAKKPKPKKVAPLKIKLGGFGSKRKRSSSEDDDLDVESDFDDASINSYSVSDGSTSRSSRSRKKLRTTKKKKKGEEEVTAVDGYETDHQDYCEVCQQGGEIILCDTCPRAYHMVCLDPDMEKAPEGKWSCPHCEKEGIQWEAKEDNSEGEEILEEVGGDPEEEDDHHMEFCRVCKDGGELLCCDTCPSSYHIHCLNPPLPEIPNGEWLCPRCTCPALKGKVQKILIWKWGQPPSPTPVPRPPDADPNTPSPKPLEGRPERQFFVKWQGMSYWHCSWVSELQLELHCQVMFRNYQRKNDMDEPPSGDFGGDEEKSRKRKNKDPKFAEMEERFYRYGIKPEWMMIHRILNHSVDKKGHVHYLIKWRDLPYDQASWESEDVEIQDYDLFKQSYWNHRELMRGEEGRPGKKLKKVKLRKLERPPETPTVDPTVKYERQPEYLDATGGTLHPYQMEGLNWLRFSWAQGTDTILADEMGLGKTVQTAVFLYSLYKEGHSKGPFLVSAPLSTIINWEREFEMWAPDMYVVTYVGDKDSRAIIRENEFSFEDNAIRGGKKASRMKKEASVKFHVLLTSYELITIDMAILGSIDWACLIVDEAHRLKNNQSKFFRVLNGYSLQHKLLLTGTPLQNNLEELFHLLNFLTPERFHNLEGFLEEFADIAKEDQIKKLHDMLGPHMLRRLKADVFKNMPSKTELIVRVELSPMQKKYYKYILTRNFEALNARGGGNQVSLLNVVMDLKKCCNHPYLFPVAAMEAPKMPNGMYDGSALIRASGKLLLLQKMLKNLKEGGHRVLIFSQMTKMLDLLEDFLEHEGYKYERIDGGITGNMRQEAIDRFNAPGAQQFCFLLSTRAGGLGINLATADTVIIYDSDWNPHNDIQAFSRAHRIGQNKKVMIYRFVTRASVEERITQVAKKKMMLTHLVVRPGLGSKTGSMSKQELDDILKFGTEELFKDEATDGGGDNKEGEDSSVIHYDDKAIERLLDRNQDETEDTELQGMNEYLSSFKVAQYVVREEEMGEEEVEREIIKQEESVDPDYWEKLLRHHYEQQQEDLARNLGKGKRIRKQVNYNDGSQEDRDWQDDQSDNQSDYSVASEEGDEDFDERSEAPRRPSRKGLRNDKDKPLPPLLARVGGNIEVLGFNARQRKAFLNAIMRYGMPPQDAFTTQWLVRDLRGKSEKEFKAYVSLFMRHLCEPGADGAETFADGVPREGLSRQHVLTRIGVMSLIRKKVQEFEHVNGRWSMPELAEVEENKKMSQPGSPSPKTPTPSTPGDTQPNTPAPAPPAEDGIKIEENSLKEEESAEGEKEVKSAAPEATVECTQPPAPASEDEKVLVEPPEGEEKVEKAEVKERTEEPMETEPKGVADVEKVEEKSAVDLTPIVVEDKEEKKEEEEKKEVMLQNGETPKDLNDEKQKKNIKQRFMFNIADGGFTELHSLWQNEERAATVTKKTYEIWHRRHDYWLLAGIINHGYARWQDIQNDPRYAILNEPFKGEMNRGNFLEIKNKFLARRFKLLEQALVIEEQLRRAAYLNMSEDPSHPSMALNTRFAEVECLAESHQHLSKESMAGNKPANAVLHKGILKQLEELLSDMKADVTRLPATIARIPPVAVRLQMSERNILSRLANRAPEPTPQQVAQQQ, translated from the exons ATGGCGTCGGGCCTGGGCTCCCCGTCCCCCTGCTCGGCGGGCAGCGAGGAGGAGGATATGGATGCACTTTTGAACAacagcctgcccccaccccacccag AAAATGAAGAGGACCCAGAAGAGGATTTGTCAGAAGCAGAGACTCCAAAgctcaagaagaagaaaaagcctaAGAAGCCTCGGGACCCTAAAATCCCTAAGAGCAAGCGCCAAAAAAAGGAG cGTATGCTCTTATGCCGGCAGCTGGGGGACAGCTCTGGGGAGGGGCCGGAGtttgtggaggaggaggaagaggtggctCTGCGCTCAGACAGTGAGGGCAGCGACTATACCCCtggcaagaagaagaagaagaagcttggacctaagaaagaaaagaagagcaaatccaagaggaaggaagaggaggaggaggatgacgatgatgatgattcAAAG GAACCTAAATCGTCCGCTCAGCTCCTGGAAGACTGGGGCATGGAAGACATTGACCATGTGTTCTCAGAGGAGGATTATCGCACCCTCACCAACTACAAGGCCTTTAGCCAGTTTGTCCG ACCCCTCATTGCTGCCAAAAACCCCAAGATTGCTGTCTCCAAGATGATGATGGTTTTGGGTGCAAAGTGGCGTGAGTTTAGCACCAACAACCCCTTCAAAGGCAGTTCTGGGGCATCAgtggcagcagcagcggcagcagcagtgGCTGTGGTGGAGAGCATGGTGACGGCCACTGAAGTTgcaccacctcctccccctgtGGAGGTGCCTATCCGCAAGGCCAAGACCAAGGAGGGCAAAG GTCCCAATGCTCGGAGGAAGCCCAAGGGCAGCCCTCGTGTACCTGATGCCAAGAAGCCTAAACCCAAGAAAGTAGCTCCCCTGAAAATCAAGCTGGGAGGTTTTGGTTCTAAGCGTAAGAGATCCTCG AGTGAGGATGATGACTTAGATGTGGAATCTGACTTCGATGATGCCAGTATCAATAGCTATTCTGTTTCTGATGGTTCTACCAGCCGTAGTAGCCGCAGCCGCAAGAAACTCCgaaccactaaaaagaagaagaaag GCGAGGAGGAGGTGACTGCTGTGGATGGTTATGAGACAGACCACCAGGACTATTGCGAGGTGTGCCAGCAAGGCGGTGAGATCATCCTGTGTGATACCTGTCCCCGAGCTTACCACATGGTCTGCCTGGATCCGGACATGGAGAAGGCTCCTGAGGGCAAGTGGAGCTGCCCACACTGC GAGAAGGAAGGCATCCAGTGGGAGGCTAAAGAGGACAATTCGGAGGGTGAGGAGATCCTGGAAGAGGTTGGAGGAGACCCTGAAGAGGAGGATGACCACCATATGGAATTCTGTCGTGTCTGTAAAGACGGTGGGGAGCTGCTCTGCTGTGACACTTGTCCTTCATCCTACCACATCCACTGTCTGAACCCCCCACTTCCAGAGATCCCTAATGGTGAATGGCTCTGTCCCCGTTGTACG TGTCCAGCTCTTAAGGGCAAAGTTCAGAAGATTCTAATCTGGAAGTGGGGTCAGCCACCATCTCCCACACCAGTGCCTCGGCCTCCAGATGCTGATCCCAATACTCCCTCCCCTAAGCCCCTGGAGGGGCGGCCAGAGCGGCAGTTCTTTGTGAAATGGCAAGGCATGTCTTACTGGCACTGCTCCTGGGTGTCTGAACTGCAG TTGGAGCTGCACTGTCAAGTGATGTTTCGAAACTACCAGCGGAAGAACGATATGGATGAACCACCGTCTGGGGACTTTGGTGGTGATGAAGAGAAGAGCCGAAAGCGCAAGAACAAAGACCCTAAATTTGCAGAGATGGAGGAACGTTTCTATCGCTATGGGATAAAACCTGAGTGGATGATGATCCACCGAATTCTTAACCACAG TGTGGATAAGAAGGGCCATGTCCATTACTTGATCAAGTGGCGGGACTTACCCTATGATCAGGCATCCTGGGagagtgaggatgtggagatacAGGACTACGACCTGTTCAAGCAGAGCTATTGGAACCACAG GGAGTTAATGAGGGGTGAGGAAGGACGACCAGGCAAGAAGCTCAAGAAGGTGAAGCTGAGGAAGTTGGAGAGGCCTCCTGAAACTCCAACAGTTGAT CCAACAGTGAAGTATGAGCGACAGCCAGAGTACCTGGATGCTACAGGTGGAACCCTGCACCCCTATcagatggagggcttgaactggTTGCGCTTCTCCTGGGCTCAGGGCACCGACACCATCTTGGCTGATGAGATGGGCCTTGGGAAGACTGTCCAAACAGCAGTCTTCCTCTATTCTCTCTACAAGGAG GGTCATTCCAAAGGCCCCTTCCTAGTGAGTGCCCCTCTTTCTACCATCATCAACTGGGAGCGGGAGTTTGAAATGTGGGCTCCAGATATGTATGTGGTGACGTATGTGGGTGACAAAGACAGCCGTGCCATCATCCGAGAGAATGAGTTCTCTTTTGAAGACAACGCCATTCGTGGTGGCAAGAAAGCCTCTCGCATGAAG AAAGAGGCATCTGTGAAATTCCATGTGCTGCTGACGTCTTATGAGTTGATCACCATTGACATGGCTATCTTGGGTTCCATTGATTGGGCATGCCTCATTGTGGATGAAGCGCATCGGCTCAAGAACAATCAGTCAAAG TTCTTCCGGGTCTTAAATGGTTACTCACTTCAACACAAACTGTTGCTGACCGGGACTCCATTACAAAACAATCTAGAAGAGTTGTTTCATCTCCTCAACTTTCTCACCCCAGAGAGGTTCCA caATTTGGAAGGCTTTTTGGAGGAGTTTGCAGACATTGCCAAGGAAGACCAGATTAAAAAACTGCACGATATGCTGGGCCCTCACATGTTGCGGCGGCTCAAAGCTGACGTGTTCAAAAATATGCCATCCAAGACAGAACTGATTGTGCGTGTGGAGCTGAGCCCCATGCAGAA GAAATACTACAAGTACATCCTCACTCGAAATTTTGAAGCACTCAATGCTCGAGGGGGTGGCAACCAGGTCTCTCTGCTGAATGTGGTGATGGATCTTAAGAAGTGCTGCAACCACCCATATCTTTTCCCTGTGGCTGCGATG GAAGCCCCTAAAATGCCCAATGGCATGTATGATGGCAGTGCTCTAATCCGAGCATCTGGAAAATTATTGCTGCTACAGAAGATGCTTAAGAACCTTAAGGAGGGTGGGCACCGTGTACTCATCTTCTCTCAG ATGACCAAGATGCTGGACTTGTTGGAGGATTTCTTGGAACATGAAGGTTATAAGTATGAACGTATTGATGGTGGGATAACTGGGAACATGCGACAAGAGGCCATTGACCGCTTCAATG CACCGGGTGCTCAACAGTTCTGCTTCTTGCTTTCTACTCGAGCTGGGGGCCTTGGAATCAATCTGGCCACTGCTGACACAGTTATTATCTATGACTCTGACTGGAACCCCCATAATGACATCCAG GCTTTTAGTAGAGCTCACCGTATTGGGCAGAATAAGAAGGTGATGATATATCGGTTTGTGACCCGTGCGTCAGTGGAGGAGCGCATCACGCAGGTGGCAAAGAAGAAGATGATGCTGACGCATCTAGTGGTTCGGCCTGGGCTGGGCTCCAAGACTGGATCCATGTCCAAACAGGAGCTTGATGACATCCTCAAGTTTGGCACTGAAGAACTATTTAAGGATGAAGCCACAGATGGAG GAGGAGACAACAAAGAGGGAGAAGATAGCAGTGTTATCCACTATGATGATAAGGCCATTGAGCGACTTCTGGACCGTAACCAGGATgagacagaagacacagaattgcAGGGCATGAATGAATATTTGAGCTCATTCAAAGTGGCCCAGTACGTGGTGCGGGAAGAAGAGATGGGG gaagaggaggtagAACGAGAAAtcataaaacaggaagaaagtgtGGATCCTGACTACTGGGAGAAATTGCTGCGGCACCATTATGAGCAGCAGCAAGAAGATCTAGCCCGAAATCtgggcaaaggaaaaagaatccgTAAACAGGTCAACTACAATGATGGCTCCCAGGAGGACCGAG atTGGCAGGACGACCAGTCCGACAACCAGTCCGATTATTCAGTGGCCTCAGAGGAAGGTGATGAAGACTTTGATGAACGCTCAGAAG CTCCCCGCAGGCCCAGTCGCAAGGGCCTGCGGAATGATAAAGATAAGCCATTGCCTCCTCTGTTGGCCCGTGTTGGTGGGAATATTGAA GTACTTGGCTTTAATGCTCGTCAGCGAAAAGCCTTTCTTAATGCAATTATGCGATATGGGATGCCACCTCAGGATGCTTTTACCACCCAGTGGCTTGTGAGAGATCTGCGAGGCAAATCAGAGAAAGAGTTCAA GGcttatgtgtctctttttatgcgACATTTATGTGAGCCGGGGGCAGATGGGGCTGAGACCTTTGCTGATGGTGTCCCCCGAGAAGGCCTGTCTCGCCAGCATGTCCTTACTAGAATTGGTGTCATGTCCTTGATTCGAAAGAAG GTTCAGGAGTTTGAACATGTCAATGGGCGCTGGAGCATGCCTGAACTTGCTGAAGTAGAGGAGAACAAGAAAATGTCCCAGCCAGGGTCACCTTCCCCAAAGACTCCCACACCCTCCACTCCAGGGGACACACAACCCAATACCCCTGCACCTGCCCCACCTGCTG AGGATGggataaaaatagaagagaatagcCTCAAAGAAGAAGAGAGtgcagaaggagaaaaggaggttAAATCTGCAGCCCCAGAGGCCACTGTCGAG TGTACAcaaccccctgcccctgcctcagaGGATGAAAAAGTCCTTGTTGAACCTCccgagggagaggagaaagtggaaaaggcagaggtgaaggagagaacagaggaaCCGATGGAGACAGAGCCCAAAG GTGTTGCTGACGTGGAGAAGGTAGAGGAGAAGTCAGCAGTAGATCTGACTCCCATTGTGGTAGAGGACAAAG aagagaagaaagaagaagaagagaaaaaagaggtgaTGCTTCAGAATGGAGAGACCCCCAAGGACCTGAATGAcgagaagcagaaaaaaaatattaaacagcgATTTATGTTCAACATCGCAGATGGTGGTTTTACTG AGTTGCACTCCCTTTGGCAGAATGAGGAGCGGGCAGCCACAGTCACCAAGAAGACTTATGAGATCTGGCATCGGCGACATGACTACTGGCTGCTGGCTGGCATCATAAA CCATGGTTATGCCCGGTGGCAGGACATCCAGAATGACCCACGCTATGCCATCCTCAATGAACCTTTCAAGGGTGAAATGAATCGTGGCAATTTCTTAGAGATCAAGAATAAGTTTCTAGCCCGAAGGTTCAAG CTCTTAGAACAAGCCCTGGTGATTGAGGAACAGCTGCGCCGGGCAGCTTACCTGAACATGTCTGAGGACCCTTCTCACCCTTCCATGGCCCTAAACACCCGCTTTGCTGAGGTGGAGTGTTTGGCGGAGAGTCATCAGCACCTGTCTAAGGAGTCAATGGCAGGAAACAAGCCAGCCAATGCAGTCCTGCACAAAGGTA
- the CHD4 gene encoding chromodomain-helicase-DNA-binding protein 4 isoform X10 encodes MASGLGSPSPCSAGSEEEDMDALLNNSLPPPHPENEEDPEEDLSEAETPKLKKKKKPKKPRDPKIPKSKRQKKELGDSSGEGPEFVEEEEEVALRSDSEGSDYTPGKKKKKKLGPKKEKKSKSKRKEEEEEDDDDDDSKEPKSSAQLLEDWGMEDIDHVFSEEDYRTLTNYKAFSQFVRPLIAAKNPKIAVSKMMMVLGAKWREFSTNNPFKGSSGASVAAAAAAAVAVVESMVTATEVAPPPPPVEVPIRKAKTKEGKGPNARRKPKGSPRVPDAKKPKPKKVAPLKIKLGGFGSKRKRSSSEDDDLDVESDFDDASINSYSVSDGSTSRSSRSRKKLRTTKKKKKGEEEVTAVDGYETDHQDYCEVCQQGGEIILCDTCPRAYHMVCLDPDMEKAPEGKWSCPHCEKEGIQWEAKEDNSEGEEILEEVGGDPEEEDDHHMEFCRVCKDGGELLCCDTCPSSYHIHCLNPPLPEIPNGEWLCPRCTCPALKGKVQKILIWKWGQPPSPTPVPRPPDADPNTPSPKPLEGRPERQFFVKWQGMSYWHCSWVSELQLELHCQVMFRNYQRKNDMDEPPSGDFGGDEEKSRKRKNKDPKFAEMEERFYRYGIKPEWMMIHRILNHSVDKKGHVHYLIKWRDLPYDQASWESEDVEIQDYDLFKQSYWNHRELMRGEEGRPGKKLKKVKLRKLERPPETPTVDPTVKYERQPEYLDATGGTLHPYQMEGLNWLRFSWAQGTDTILADEMGLGKTVQTAVFLYSLYKEGHSKGPFLVSAPLSTIINWEREFEMWAPDMYVVTYVGDKDSRAIIRENEFSFEDNAIRGGKKASRMKKEASVKFHVLLTSYELITIDMAILGSIDWACLIVDEAHRLKNNQSKFFRVLNGYSLQHKLLLTGTPLQNNLEELFHLLNFLTPERFHNLEGFLEEFADIAKEDQIKKLHDMLGPHMLRRLKADVFKNMPSKTELIVRVELSPMQKKYYKYILTRNFEALNARGGGNQVSLLNVVMDLKKCCNHPYLFPVAAMEAPKMPNGMYDGSALIRASGKLLLLQKMLKNLKEGGHRVLIFSQMTKMLDLLEDFLEHEGYKYERIDGGITGNMRQEAIDRFNAPGAQQFCFLLSTRAGGLGINLATADTVIIYDSDWNPHNDIQAFSRAHRIGQNKKVMIYRFVTRASVEERITQVAKKKMMLTHLVVRPGLGSKTGSMSKQELDDILKFGTEELFKDEATDGGGDNKEGEDSSVIHYDDKAIERLLDRNQDETEDTELQGMNEYLSSFKVAQYVVREEEMGEEEEVEREIIKQEESVDPDYWEKLLRHHYEQQQEDLARNLGKGKRIRKQVNYNDGSQEDRDWQDDQSDNQSDYSVASEEGDEDFDERSEAPRRPSRKGLRNDKDKPLPPLLARVGGNIEVLGFNARQRKAFLNAIMRYGMPPQDAFTTQWLVRDLRGKSEKEFKAYVSLFMRHLCEPGADGAETFADGVPREGLSRQHVLTRIGVMSLIRKKVQEFEHVNGRWSMPELAEVEENKKMSQPGSPSPKTPTPSTPGDTQPNTPAPAPPAEDGIKIEENSLKEEESAEGEKEVKSAAPEATVECTQPPAPASEDEKVLVEPPEGEEKVEKAEVKERTEEPMETEPKGVADVEKVEEKSAVDLTPIVVEDKEEKKEEEEKKEVMLQNGETPKDLNDEKQKKNIKQRFMFNIADGGFTELHSLWQNEERAATVTKKTYEIWHRRHDYWLLAGIINHGYARWQDIQNDPRYAILNEPFKGEMNRGNFLEIKNKFLARRFKLLEQALVIEEQLRRAAYLNMSEDPSHPSMALNTRFAEVECLAESHQHLSKESMAGNKPANAVLHKGILKQLEELLSDMKADVTRLPATIARIPPVAVRLQMSERNILSRLANRAPEPTPQQVAQQQ; translated from the exons ATGGCGTCGGGCCTGGGCTCCCCGTCCCCCTGCTCGGCGGGCAGCGAGGAGGAGGATATGGATGCACTTTTGAACAacagcctgcccccaccccacccag AAAATGAAGAGGACCCAGAAGAGGATTTGTCAGAAGCAGAGACTCCAAAgctcaagaagaagaaaaagcctaAGAAGCCTCGGGACCCTAAAATCCCTAAGAGCAAGCGCCAAAAAAAGGAG CTGGGGGACAGCTCTGGGGAGGGGCCGGAGtttgtggaggaggaggaagaggtggctCTGCGCTCAGACAGTGAGGGCAGCGACTATACCCCtggcaagaagaagaagaagaagcttggacctaagaaagaaaagaagagcaaatccaagaggaaggaagaggaggaggaggatgacgatgatgatgattcAAAG GAACCTAAATCGTCCGCTCAGCTCCTGGAAGACTGGGGCATGGAAGACATTGACCATGTGTTCTCAGAGGAGGATTATCGCACCCTCACCAACTACAAGGCCTTTAGCCAGTTTGTCCG ACCCCTCATTGCTGCCAAAAACCCCAAGATTGCTGTCTCCAAGATGATGATGGTTTTGGGTGCAAAGTGGCGTGAGTTTAGCACCAACAACCCCTTCAAAGGCAGTTCTGGGGCATCAgtggcagcagcagcggcagcagcagtgGCTGTGGTGGAGAGCATGGTGACGGCCACTGAAGTTgcaccacctcctccccctgtGGAGGTGCCTATCCGCAAGGCCAAGACCAAGGAGGGCAAAG GTCCCAATGCTCGGAGGAAGCCCAAGGGCAGCCCTCGTGTACCTGATGCCAAGAAGCCTAAACCCAAGAAAGTAGCTCCCCTGAAAATCAAGCTGGGAGGTTTTGGTTCTAAGCGTAAGAGATCCTCG AGTGAGGATGATGACTTAGATGTGGAATCTGACTTCGATGATGCCAGTATCAATAGCTATTCTGTTTCTGATGGTTCTACCAGCCGTAGTAGCCGCAGCCGCAAGAAACTCCgaaccactaaaaagaagaagaaag GCGAGGAGGAGGTGACTGCTGTGGATGGTTATGAGACAGACCACCAGGACTATTGCGAGGTGTGCCAGCAAGGCGGTGAGATCATCCTGTGTGATACCTGTCCCCGAGCTTACCACATGGTCTGCCTGGATCCGGACATGGAGAAGGCTCCTGAGGGCAAGTGGAGCTGCCCACACTGC GAGAAGGAAGGCATCCAGTGGGAGGCTAAAGAGGACAATTCGGAGGGTGAGGAGATCCTGGAAGAGGTTGGAGGAGACCCTGAAGAGGAGGATGACCACCATATGGAATTCTGTCGTGTCTGTAAAGACGGTGGGGAGCTGCTCTGCTGTGACACTTGTCCTTCATCCTACCACATCCACTGTCTGAACCCCCCACTTCCAGAGATCCCTAATGGTGAATGGCTCTGTCCCCGTTGTACG TGTCCAGCTCTTAAGGGCAAAGTTCAGAAGATTCTAATCTGGAAGTGGGGTCAGCCACCATCTCCCACACCAGTGCCTCGGCCTCCAGATGCTGATCCCAATACTCCCTCCCCTAAGCCCCTGGAGGGGCGGCCAGAGCGGCAGTTCTTTGTGAAATGGCAAGGCATGTCTTACTGGCACTGCTCCTGGGTGTCTGAACTGCAG TTGGAGCTGCACTGTCAAGTGATGTTTCGAAACTACCAGCGGAAGAACGATATGGATGAACCACCGTCTGGGGACTTTGGTGGTGATGAAGAGAAGAGCCGAAAGCGCAAGAACAAAGACCCTAAATTTGCAGAGATGGAGGAACGTTTCTATCGCTATGGGATAAAACCTGAGTGGATGATGATCCACCGAATTCTTAACCACAG TGTGGATAAGAAGGGCCATGTCCATTACTTGATCAAGTGGCGGGACTTACCCTATGATCAGGCATCCTGGGagagtgaggatgtggagatacAGGACTACGACCTGTTCAAGCAGAGCTATTGGAACCACAG GGAGTTAATGAGGGGTGAGGAAGGACGACCAGGCAAGAAGCTCAAGAAGGTGAAGCTGAGGAAGTTGGAGAGGCCTCCTGAAACTCCAACAGTTGAT CCAACAGTGAAGTATGAGCGACAGCCAGAGTACCTGGATGCTACAGGTGGAACCCTGCACCCCTATcagatggagggcttgaactggTTGCGCTTCTCCTGGGCTCAGGGCACCGACACCATCTTGGCTGATGAGATGGGCCTTGGGAAGACTGTCCAAACAGCAGTCTTCCTCTATTCTCTCTACAAGGAG GGTCATTCCAAAGGCCCCTTCCTAGTGAGTGCCCCTCTTTCTACCATCATCAACTGGGAGCGGGAGTTTGAAATGTGGGCTCCAGATATGTATGTGGTGACGTATGTGGGTGACAAAGACAGCCGTGCCATCATCCGAGAGAATGAGTTCTCTTTTGAAGACAACGCCATTCGTGGTGGCAAGAAAGCCTCTCGCATGAAG AAAGAGGCATCTGTGAAATTCCATGTGCTGCTGACGTCTTATGAGTTGATCACCATTGACATGGCTATCTTGGGTTCCATTGATTGGGCATGCCTCATTGTGGATGAAGCGCATCGGCTCAAGAACAATCAGTCAAAG TTCTTCCGGGTCTTAAATGGTTACTCACTTCAACACAAACTGTTGCTGACCGGGACTCCATTACAAAACAATCTAGAAGAGTTGTTTCATCTCCTCAACTTTCTCACCCCAGAGAGGTTCCA caATTTGGAAGGCTTTTTGGAGGAGTTTGCAGACATTGCCAAGGAAGACCAGATTAAAAAACTGCACGATATGCTGGGCCCTCACATGTTGCGGCGGCTCAAAGCTGACGTGTTCAAAAATATGCCATCCAAGACAGAACTGATTGTGCGTGTGGAGCTGAGCCCCATGCAGAA GAAATACTACAAGTACATCCTCACTCGAAATTTTGAAGCACTCAATGCTCGAGGGGGTGGCAACCAGGTCTCTCTGCTGAATGTGGTGATGGATCTTAAGAAGTGCTGCAACCACCCATATCTTTTCCCTGTGGCTGCGATG GAAGCCCCTAAAATGCCCAATGGCATGTATGATGGCAGTGCTCTAATCCGAGCATCTGGAAAATTATTGCTGCTACAGAAGATGCTTAAGAACCTTAAGGAGGGTGGGCACCGTGTACTCATCTTCTCTCAG ATGACCAAGATGCTGGACTTGTTGGAGGATTTCTTGGAACATGAAGGTTATAAGTATGAACGTATTGATGGTGGGATAACTGGGAACATGCGACAAGAGGCCATTGACCGCTTCAATG CACCGGGTGCTCAACAGTTCTGCTTCTTGCTTTCTACTCGAGCTGGGGGCCTTGGAATCAATCTGGCCACTGCTGACACAGTTATTATCTATGACTCTGACTGGAACCCCCATAATGACATCCAG GCTTTTAGTAGAGCTCACCGTATTGGGCAGAATAAGAAGGTGATGATATATCGGTTTGTGACCCGTGCGTCAGTGGAGGAGCGCATCACGCAGGTGGCAAAGAAGAAGATGATGCTGACGCATCTAGTGGTTCGGCCTGGGCTGGGCTCCAAGACTGGATCCATGTCCAAACAGGAGCTTGATGACATCCTCAAGTTTGGCACTGAAGAACTATTTAAGGATGAAGCCACAGATGGAG GAGGAGACAACAAAGAGGGAGAAGATAGCAGTGTTATCCACTATGATGATAAGGCCATTGAGCGACTTCTGGACCGTAACCAGGATgagacagaagacacagaattgcAGGGCATGAATGAATATTTGAGCTCATTCAAAGTGGCCCAGTACGTGGTGCGGGAAGAAGAGATGGGG gaggaagaggaggtagAACGAGAAAtcataaaacaggaagaaagtgtGGATCCTGACTACTGGGAGAAATTGCTGCGGCACCATTATGAGCAGCAGCAAGAAGATCTAGCCCGAAATCtgggcaaaggaaaaagaatccgTAAACAGGTCAACTACAATGATGGCTCCCAGGAGGACCGAG atTGGCAGGACGACCAGTCCGACAACCAGTCCGATTATTCAGTGGCCTCAGAGGAAGGTGATGAAGACTTTGATGAACGCTCAGAAG CTCCCCGCAGGCCCAGTCGCAAGGGCCTGCGGAATGATAAAGATAAGCCATTGCCTCCTCTGTTGGCCCGTGTTGGTGGGAATATTGAA GTACTTGGCTTTAATGCTCGTCAGCGAAAAGCCTTTCTTAATGCAATTATGCGATATGGGATGCCACCTCAGGATGCTTTTACCACCCAGTGGCTTGTGAGAGATCTGCGAGGCAAATCAGAGAAAGAGTTCAA GGcttatgtgtctctttttatgcgACATTTATGTGAGCCGGGGGCAGATGGGGCTGAGACCTTTGCTGATGGTGTCCCCCGAGAAGGCCTGTCTCGCCAGCATGTCCTTACTAGAATTGGTGTCATGTCCTTGATTCGAAAGAAG GTTCAGGAGTTTGAACATGTCAATGGGCGCTGGAGCATGCCTGAACTTGCTGAAGTAGAGGAGAACAAGAAAATGTCCCAGCCAGGGTCACCTTCCCCAAAGACTCCCACACCCTCCACTCCAGGGGACACACAACCCAATACCCCTGCACCTGCCCCACCTGCTG AGGATGggataaaaatagaagagaatagcCTCAAAGAAGAAGAGAGtgcagaaggagaaaaggaggttAAATCTGCAGCCCCAGAGGCCACTGTCGAG TGTACAcaaccccctgcccctgcctcagaGGATGAAAAAGTCCTTGTTGAACCTCccgagggagaggagaaagtggaaaaggcagaggtgaaggagagaacagaggaaCCGATGGAGACAGAGCCCAAAG GTGTTGCTGACGTGGAGAAGGTAGAGGAGAAGTCAGCAGTAGATCTGACTCCCATTGTGGTAGAGGACAAAG aagagaagaaagaagaagaagagaaaaaagaggtgaTGCTTCAGAATGGAGAGACCCCCAAGGACCTGAATGAcgagaagcagaaaaaaaatattaaacagcgATTTATGTTCAACATCGCAGATGGTGGTTTTACTG AGTTGCACTCCCTTTGGCAGAATGAGGAGCGGGCAGCCACAGTCACCAAGAAGACTTATGAGATCTGGCATCGGCGACATGACTACTGGCTGCTGGCTGGCATCATAAA CCATGGTTATGCCCGGTGGCAGGACATCCAGAATGACCCACGCTATGCCATCCTCAATGAACCTTTCAAGGGTGAAATGAATCGTGGCAATTTCTTAGAGATCAAGAATAAGTTTCTAGCCCGAAGGTTCAAG CTCTTAGAACAAGCCCTGGTGATTGAGGAACAGCTGCGCCGGGCAGCTTACCTGAACATGTCTGAGGACCCTTCTCACCCTTCCATGGCCCTAAACACCCGCTTTGCTGAGGTGGAGTGTTTGGCGGAGAGTCATCAGCACCTGTCTAAGGAGTCAATGGCAGGAAACAAGCCAGCCAATGCAGTCCTGCACAAAGGTA